The following coding sequences lie in one Vibrio sp. BS-M-Sm-2 genomic window:
- a CDS encoding ABC transporter ATP-binding protein, which translates to MYALEIEQLRKTYAGGFEALKGVSLQVEKGDFYALLGPNGAGKSTTIGVISSLVNKTSGKVKVFGYDIDTDLELAKQNLGLVPQEFNFNPFETVEQIVLQQAGYYGVPKALAKERAKKYLSQLDLWEKRGERARNLSGGMKRRLMIARALMHEPHLLILDEPTAGVDIELRRSMWEFLKEINEKQGITIILTTHYLEEAEMLCRNIGIINRGELIENTTMKALLGKLSAETFILDLEEGATEPKLEGVNSQVMLNGSLEIEIDKNLGLNTIFAQLSEQQVKVLSMRNKANRLEELFVSIVREGSK; encoded by the coding sequence ATGTATGCATTAGAAATTGAGCAATTAAGAAAAACTTATGCTGGGGGCTTCGAGGCTCTTAAGGGCGTTAGTTTACAAGTAGAAAAAGGCGACTTTTACGCACTACTTGGTCCAAATGGTGCGGGTAAATCAACCACAATTGGTGTTATCTCTTCACTGGTAAATAAAACTTCAGGCAAGGTTAAAGTGTTCGGTTACGACATTGATACCGATCTGGAGTTGGCGAAGCAGAACCTAGGCCTTGTGCCTCAAGAGTTCAACTTTAACCCGTTCGAAACCGTTGAACAGATCGTGTTGCAACAGGCGGGCTATTATGGCGTGCCAAAAGCATTGGCGAAAGAGCGAGCGAAAAAGTACCTATCTCAACTCGATTTGTGGGAAAAACGTGGTGAACGTGCGCGTAACTTGTCTGGTGGTATGAAGCGTCGTTTGATGATTGCGCGTGCATTGATGCATGAACCTCATTTGTTGATCCTTGATGAACCAACTGCGGGTGTCGATATTGAACTGCGTCGTTCAATGTGGGAATTCCTAAAAGAGATCAATGAGAAGCAGGGCATTACCATTATCTTGACCACGCACTATCTAGAAGAAGCAGAAATGCTGTGTCGTAACATTGGCATCATCAATCGCGGTGAGTTGATTGAGAATACAACCATGAAAGCGCTGCTGGGCAAGTTGAGTGCTGAGACCTTTATTCTGGATCTGGAAGAGGGCGCGACAGAACCTAAGCTTGAAGGTGTGAATAGCCAAGTCATGCTTAATGGCTCGCTAGAAATCGAAATCGATAAGAACCTAGGTTTGAATACCATCTTTGCTCAATTGAGCGAGCAACAGGTTAAAGTCCTTTCTATGCGTAACAAAGCAAACCGTCTAGAAGAATTATTTGTGAGTATTGTCCGTGAGGGGAGTAAGTAA
- the panC gene encoding pantoate--beta-alanine ligase, with protein sequence MQTFAEIAALREQIKQFKRDGRTVAFVPTMGNLHEGHLTLVKKARELADIVVVSIFVNPMQFDRADDLNNYPRTLEADLSKLTGEGVELVFTPTPDVMYPEGLDKQTFVEVPGISHMLEGASRPGHFRGVATIVTKLFNIVQPDFACFGKKDFQQLAVIRQMTTDLALDIKVVGVATVREMDGLAMSSRNSNLTIDERQRAPVLARTMRWISSAIRGGRDDYASVIEDATDQLRAADLEPDEIFICDAKTLQAITPESTQAVILMSAFLGKTRLIDNQVLDLVTETKEEVKEEVTE encoded by the coding sequence ATGCAAACTTTTGCTGAGATAGCGGCTCTTCGTGAGCAGATTAAACAGTTTAAGCGTGATGGACGTACGGTTGCTTTTGTACCGACAATGGGAAACCTGCATGAAGGTCACCTGACTCTTGTAAAGAAAGCTCGTGAACTGGCAGACATTGTTGTGGTAAGTATCTTTGTAAACCCAATGCAGTTTGACCGTGCCGACGACCTAAACAACTACCCTCGAACGTTAGAAGCAGATTTAAGCAAACTGACAGGCGAAGGCGTTGAGCTAGTATTTACACCCACGCCAGATGTGATGTACCCAGAGGGATTAGACAAACAAACGTTTGTTGAGGTCCCAGGCATATCTCACATGCTTGAAGGTGCGTCTCGTCCAGGTCACTTCCGTGGCGTAGCGACGATTGTCACCAAGCTGTTTAACATTGTTCAGCCAGATTTTGCATGCTTCGGCAAAAAAGACTTCCAGCAGCTTGCTGTTATTCGCCAGATGACCACTGACTTAGCGTTAGACATTAAAGTTGTGGGCGTTGCGACTGTTCGTGAAATGGATGGCTTAGCAATGAGCTCTCGCAATAGCAACCTAACGATTGACGAGCGCCAACGAGCGCCAGTTCTAGCGCGTACTATGCGCTGGATCAGCAGTGCTATTCGTGGTGGTCGCGATGACTACGCATCAGTGATTGAAGATGCAACCGACCAGCTACGCGCTGCCGATCTTGAACCAGATGAGATATTCATTTGTGATGCGAAAACGCTGCAAGCGATCACTCCAGAATCAACTCAAGCTGTGATTCTAATGTCGGCTTTCCTAGGTAAGACTCGCCTTATCGACAACCAAGTTTTAGATTTGGTCACGGAAACCAAAGAAGAAGTGAAAGAAGAAGTAACTGAATAA
- the panB gene encoding 3-methyl-2-oxobutanoate hydroxymethyltransferase encodes MKKVTINDLIKCKREGRKFATSTAYDASFAQLFESQEMPVLLVGDSLGMVLQGHNDTLPVTVEDIAYHTRSVRAGSPNCLLMADMPFMSYATPEQACESAATLMRAGANMVKIEGGSWLVDTVKMLTERAVPVCAHLGLTPQSVNIFGGYKVQGRDDDQADKMVADALALQNAGAQIVLLECVPASLAKRITEACHVPVIGIGAGNVTDGQILVMHDMFGISANYMPKFSKNFLAETGDMRKAVALYKEEVESARFPDEAHTIA; translated from the coding sequence ATGAAAAAAGTAACCATTAACGACCTGATCAAATGCAAACGTGAAGGCCGTAAATTCGCGACGTCGACAGCTTATGATGCGAGCTTTGCTCAATTATTCGAAAGCCAAGAGATGCCTGTACTGCTTGTCGGTGATTCACTGGGTATGGTTTTACAAGGCCATAACGATACATTACCAGTAACCGTTGAAGACATTGCTTATCATACTCGCTCAGTGCGTGCTGGTAGCCCAAACTGTCTTCTTATGGCTGACATGCCTTTCATGAGCTACGCAACACCAGAGCAAGCTTGTGAGAGCGCAGCTACCTTGATGCGTGCTGGCGCGAACATGGTAAAAATCGAAGGCGGAAGCTGGTTGGTTGATACTGTGAAGATGCTAACAGAACGTGCAGTGCCAGTATGTGCACACTTAGGCTTAACGCCTCAATCTGTGAACATCTTTGGTGGTTACAAGGTTCAAGGTCGCGACGACGATCAAGCAGATAAAATGGTTGCTGACGCACTAGCGCTACAAAACGCAGGTGCTCAAATCGTTCTACTTGAATGTGTACCAGCTTCATTGGCAAAACGAATTACAGAAGCTTGTCACGTGCCAGTAATCGGTATCGGCGCAGGTAATGTTACCGATGGTCAGATCTTGGTTATGCATGACATGTTCGGTATTTCTGCGAACTACATGCCGAAGTTCTCTAAGAATTTCCTAGCAGAAACAGGTGATATGCGTAAAGCAGTAGCTCTATACAAAGAAGAAGTAGAGAGCGCGCGCTTCCCTGATGAAGCTCATACAATCGCTTAG
- the folK gene encoding 2-amino-4-hydroxy-6-hydroxymethyldihydropteridine diphosphokinase, producing MITAYIAVGSNLADPVGQANLAIETLKSLPRSTFIATSQLYSSTPMGPQNQPDYINAVVAIQTELTPIELLDCTQKIELEQGRVRKDERWGPRTLDLDIVLYGNEVIDSERLIVPHYGMKEREFVLYPLAEIAPSLQLPDGTELTELLKIVDKNGLNVWQQ from the coding sequence ATGATAACTGCTTACATTGCGGTCGGCAGCAACCTTGCCGACCCAGTTGGCCAAGCAAATTTGGCTATCGAAACGCTAAAAAGCCTACCGCGATCAACGTTTATTGCGACCTCTCAGCTATATAGTAGCACTCCAATGGGGCCGCAAAATCAACCGGACTACATCAACGCGGTAGTCGCTATCCAGACCGAATTAACGCCAATTGAACTACTTGATTGCACTCAAAAGATCGAGTTAGAGCAAGGGCGCGTCCGTAAAGACGAACGTTGGGGTCCAAGAACCTTGGATCTCGACATTGTGTTATACGGCAATGAGGTGATCGATTCAGAGCGCTTAATCGTTCCTCATTATGGAATGAAAGAACGAGAGTTCGTACTCTATCCGCTTGCTGAAATCGCACCAAGTTTACAACTCCCTGATGGGACTGAGCTGACAGAACTACTGAAAATAGTAGATAAGAACGGGCTCAATGTTTGGCAACAATAG
- the pcnB gene encoding polynucleotide adenylyltransferase PcnB — MNTNDNTPSEQRGFHELALNIYTRQEHNISRKQISDNALKVLYRLNGAGFDAFLVGGGVRDILLGSQPKDFDIATNATPEQIKHLFRNCRLIGRRFRLAHIMFGRDIIEVATFRGHHQEPSKNVSAQSKEGMLLRDNVYGSVDEDAERRDFTINAMYYNIADYSIHDYAGGVEDLEDKLIRLIGDPETRYREDPVRMLRAMRFAAKLDFDIEEDTADPIEELAHLLRDIPAARLYEESLKLLQSGHGLETYHLMREYNLFQQMFPAVAEHFTEDYDSHTEQMLDLVLDSTDLRIEDGKRVNPAFMFAAMLWYPMNKLADKLVAEQGMAHYDAIMEASNIILDQQVKSIAIPRRHTATIREVWQLQLRLPRRNGKRAVRLMELNKFRAGYDFLEMRGEIEGGETKELAKWWERYQTAGRNMRQAMANDVAAPSKSGHRRRKTYRNKKSKQSE, encoded by the coding sequence ATGAATACAAACGACAATACCCCAAGCGAACAACGCGGATTCCACGAATTAGCTCTGAATATTTATACTCGTCAAGAGCACAATATTTCACGCAAGCAGATCAGCGACAACGCACTAAAAGTGCTATATCGCCTGAATGGTGCGGGTTTTGACGCATTTCTAGTCGGTGGTGGTGTGCGCGATATCTTATTAGGCTCTCAGCCAAAAGATTTTGATATTGCGACCAACGCAACGCCAGAGCAAATCAAACACCTCTTCAGAAACTGTCGCCTTATCGGTCGCCGTTTCCGCTTGGCACATATCATGTTTGGTCGCGACATCATTGAAGTGGCAACTTTCCGTGGTCACCACCAAGAACCATCGAAAAACGTGTCTGCACAATCTAAAGAAGGCATGCTACTGCGCGATAACGTGTACGGCAGTGTTGATGAAGATGCAGAACGCCGTGATTTCACAATCAACGCGATGTACTACAACATTGCAGACTACAGCATCCACGATTACGCGGGTGGTGTAGAAGATTTAGAAGATAAACTGATCCGCCTGATTGGTGATCCAGAAACACGTTACCGCGAAGACCCAGTACGTATGCTACGTGCAATGCGCTTCGCCGCTAAACTGGATTTCGATATTGAAGAAGACACAGCTGACCCAATTGAAGAGTTAGCTCACCTCCTAAGAGATATCCCTGCAGCGCGCCTTTACGAAGAGTCTCTGAAATTGCTGCAATCAGGTCACGGTTTAGAAACCTACCACCTGATGCGCGAGTACAATCTATTCCAACAGATGTTCCCAGCGGTAGCTGAGCACTTCACAGAAGATTACGACTCTCACACAGAGCAGATGCTTGATTTGGTTCTCGATTCAACCGACCTTCGCATCGAAGATGGTAAGCGAGTAAACCCAGCATTCATGTTCGCAGCGATGCTTTGGTACCCAATGAACAAGCTGGCAGACAAACTTGTCGCTGAACAGGGTATGGCACACTACGATGCGATCATGGAAGCGAGTAACATCATTCTAGATCAGCAAGTAAAGTCTATTGCTATTCCTCGTCGTCACACCGCAACCATTCGCGAAGTTTGGCAACTGCAACTTCGACTGCCTCGTCGCAACGGTAAACGCGCTGTTCGCCTTATGGAGCTCAACAAGTTCCGTGCAGGCTACGATTTCCTAGAAATGCGTGGTGAGATTGAAGGTGGCGAAACCAAAGAGTTAGCAAAATGGTGGGAGCGTTATCAGACTGCAGGTCGCAACATGCGTCAAGCAATGGCTAACGACGTTGCAGCACCATCAAAGTCAGGCCATCGTCGCCGTAAGACTTACCGAAACAAAAAGAGTAAGCAATCCGAATGA
- the gluQRS gene encoding tRNA glutamyl-Q(34) synthetase GluQRS → MNYIGRFAPSPSGPLHFGSLVAALGSYFQAKSNQGKWLVRMEDLDPPREMAGAADLILKTLEAYHLFWDGEVVYQSQRHGLYQAQIDQWVADNQAYYCQCTRKQIKALGGFYNGHCRDAGLIDSGEQAVRLRMDFPVESFDDVRHGTIQIPKALAEEDFIIKRRDGLFAYNLAVVLDDIEQGVTEVVRGADLIEPTGRQISLYKTLKQKTVSYLHLPLATDGLGNKLSKQNHATAIDIDNPKPTLLNAMRFLGFDIPTALCEASMDEILLWGSQQWNVSQLPDSLQKEHCN, encoded by the coding sequence ATGAATTATATCGGGCGCTTTGCACCATCACCGTCAGGTCCTCTTCATTTTGGCTCACTTGTTGCTGCTCTTGGTAGCTACTTTCAAGCGAAATCTAACCAAGGAAAATGGTTAGTTCGTATGGAAGACCTAGATCCTCCACGAGAAATGGCCGGCGCTGCAGACCTCATTCTTAAGACACTTGAGGCTTACCACCTATTTTGGGATGGCGAAGTCGTCTATCAAAGCCAGCGTCATGGCTTGTATCAAGCTCAAATCGATCAATGGGTCGCTGACAATCAAGCCTACTACTGCCAATGCACCCGCAAGCAGATAAAGGCTTTGGGTGGCTTTTACAATGGTCACTGTCGAGATGCAGGCTTAATCGATTCAGGTGAACAGGCGGTGCGCTTGCGCATGGATTTTCCTGTAGAGTCCTTTGATGATGTTCGCCACGGCACCATTCAAATCCCTAAAGCATTGGCTGAAGAAGATTTTATTATAAAACGCAGAGATGGATTGTTTGCCTATAACTTGGCCGTTGTCCTAGATGACATCGAACAAGGAGTAACAGAAGTTGTAAGAGGCGCAGACCTGATAGAGCCAACAGGTCGACAAATCAGTTTGTACAAGACGCTCAAGCAAAAAACAGTCAGCTACCTGCACTTACCATTGGCAACCGATGGCTTGGGGAATAAACTGTCAAAACAGAACCATGCCACCGCGATAGATATCGACAATCCAAAACCAACGTTACTCAACGCGATGCGATTCTTAGGTTTTGATATCCCGACAGCCCTTTGTGAGGCTTCAATGGATGAGATTTTATTGTGGGGCAGCCAGCAATGGAACGTCAGTCAGTTACCTGATAGTTTACAAAAAGAGCACTGTAATTAG
- the dksA gene encoding RNA polymerase-binding protein DksA produces MPESKKKALGILAIAGVEPYQEKPGEEYMSPEQTEHFTKILAAWRNQLREEVDRTVHHMQDEAANFPDPVDRASQEEEFSLELRNRDRERRLIKKIEKTLDKIEEDDFGFCDSCGIEIGIRRLEARPTADLCIDCKTLAEIKEKQMQG; encoded by the coding sequence ATGCCAGAATCTAAGAAAAAAGCGCTAGGCATCCTAGCCATCGCAGGTGTTGAACCGTACCAAGAGAAGCCAGGTGAAGAGTACATGTCACCTGAGCAAACGGAACATTTTACAAAAATTTTAGCAGCTTGGCGCAACCAGCTCAGGGAAGAAGTTGATCGTACTGTGCACCACATGCAGGACGAAGCAGCGAATTTCCCAGACCCAGTTGACCGTGCTTCTCAAGAAGAAGAATTCAGCCTAGAGTTACGTAACCGTGACCGTGAGCGTCGTCTTATCAAAAAAATTGAGAAGACATTAGACAAGATCGAAGAAGACGATTTCGGCTTCTGTGATTCTTGCGGTATCGAGATTGGCATTCGTCGCCTTGAAGCTCGTCCAACTGCTGATCTTTGTATTGACTGTAAAACACTTGCAGAGATCAAAGAGAAACAGATGCAAGGTTAA
- the sfsA gene encoding DNA/RNA nuclease SfsA: MHFNPPLESATLIKRYKRFLTDIKLPDGSERTIHCANTGAMTGCATPGNTVWYSTSDNAKRKYPNSWEISETDKGHRICVNTARANQLAVEAIENGTIVELLGYNALRTEVKYGSENSRIDILLEDNEKPPCYIEVKSVTLLDEQETSTKGQGFFPDAVTTRGQKHLRELTEMVESGNRAVLLFTVLHSGIEKVSAAHHIDAKYSLLLKQAQDAGVEVLCYKAELSSTQIQLKQAVEFINS; the protein is encoded by the coding sequence ATGCACTTCAATCCGCCATTAGAGTCAGCGACTCTTATCAAACGCTATAAACGTTTTCTCACTGACATCAAACTTCCTGACGGCAGCGAGCGTACTATTCACTGTGCTAACACTGGAGCGATGACAGGGTGTGCGACCCCAGGTAACACCGTTTGGTACTCAACATCTGATAATGCAAAAAGAAAGTACCCAAACAGCTGGGAGATCTCAGAAACAGACAAAGGTCATCGTATTTGTGTAAATACTGCGCGGGCAAACCAGCTAGCAGTGGAAGCAATTGAAAATGGGACTATAGTTGAACTCTTAGGTTATAACGCGTTACGAACCGAAGTGAAATATGGCAGTGAGAATAGTCGCATTGATATTCTACTTGAAGATAACGAAAAGCCGCCTTGCTATATCGAAGTAAAAAGCGTCACTTTGCTCGACGAGCAAGAAACCTCTACTAAAGGGCAAGGCTTTTTCCCTGATGCGGTCACAACCAGAGGCCAAAAACATCTGCGTGAACTCACAGAAATGGTCGAATCTGGAAATAGAGCCGTACTTTTATTCACTGTTTTACATTCAGGTATTGAAAAAGTGTCTGCGGCACACCATATAGACGCCAAATATTCGTTATTACTAAAACAAGCACAAGACGCTGGAGTTGAAGTGCTTTGCTATAAAGCAGAGCTCAGCAGTACTCAAATACAACTAAAACAAGCTGTTGAATTTATCAATAGCTAA
- the hrpB gene encoding ATP-dependent helicase HrpB: MPDLLAGVETHTQLILKAAPGAGKSTFFPLQLVKSNAVQGKIIMLEPRRLAARNIATYLASQLGEKVGESIGFRVRGESKTSSATRLEIVTEGIMTRMIQTDPELTGVDMVIFDEFHERSIHADTALAFSLEIQEALRDDLKVVVMSATLDQQALQSLLPNAKYVESQGRTFPVDFRYQPLSTNEYLAPKMANVIRSLMEKESGSLLAFLPGVSAIKQVESQLEQLSSDIDVCPLYGQLSFPQQQKAIAPSEKGRRKVVLATNIAETSLTIEGIRLVVDSGLERVAKFDLKTGITKLEQVKISQSSAEQRAGRAGRIEEGLCVRLYSETQLMQQPAVPEPEILHSDLSSLVAELTQWGAANADELQWLDIPPQASVEQAKQLLQSLELLDSNGQFTALGKQAQRLGLEPRIVSMLIKAQQGSPALLNAAIVAAALLEEPERNVTDIQHSLHRLKQRKHSKNSVVMQRAKSLANKLNHHVDLSQLDESLLPLVLCFAFPDRIAQARSATGSAFLLANGHGAEVRDDDPLANNDYIVVIDLIRSTGRASQIFLATAVDIAQLEEAFPNLFACSDYADWDEKRGRLVAEQRVSLGKLIISTKALPEPSANQASQALLNYIARCGLDHLHWTPAAKQLVERVRCAQLWMPEHDWPAMDNASLIEHLDTWLSPYLNGIKSAKGLSNVSIEQALSAYLGWPLNQEIDQWLPTHYVMPTGSKKAIRYQYQSEPVISVRMQEVFGEQDSPLIAQGRKKVVLELLSPAQRPLQITQDLAGFWAGAYKEVQKEMKGRYPKHPWPDDPANHVATTKTKRQLNR; this comes from the coding sequence ATGCCAGATCTGCTCGCTGGCGTAGAAACACACACTCAACTTATTCTAAAGGCCGCTCCCGGTGCAGGTAAGTCAACATTCTTCCCTTTACAACTGGTTAAGAGCAATGCCGTTCAAGGCAAAATTATCATGCTTGAACCTAGGCGTTTGGCGGCAAGAAATATTGCGACTTACTTGGCGAGCCAATTGGGAGAGAAGGTCGGGGAGAGCATAGGTTTTAGAGTTCGTGGTGAATCTAAAACCAGCAGTGCAACTCGCTTGGAGATCGTTACCGAAGGGATCATGACAAGAATGATCCAAACCGACCCTGAACTGACCGGGGTGGATATGGTGATCTTCGATGAATTCCACGAACGCAGCATTCATGCCGATACCGCTTTGGCGTTTAGTCTAGAGATCCAAGAGGCGCTACGTGATGATCTGAAAGTGGTTGTGATGTCGGCAACCTTAGATCAACAAGCGCTGCAGTCTTTATTGCCGAATGCCAAATATGTTGAATCTCAAGGTCGTACTTTTCCGGTCGACTTCCGTTATCAACCTCTCAGTACTAATGAATATTTAGCTCCTAAAATGGCTAATGTAATTCGCTCTTTGATGGAGAAGGAATCCGGTTCGTTATTAGCATTTTTACCAGGAGTGTCTGCGATTAAGCAGGTGGAGTCGCAACTAGAACAACTCTCTAGCGATATCGATGTGTGTCCTTTGTATGGGCAACTCAGCTTTCCTCAACAGCAGAAAGCGATCGCGCCATCAGAGAAAGGGCGTCGAAAGGTGGTGTTAGCCACCAATATTGCTGAGACTTCTTTGACGATTGAAGGTATTCGACTGGTGGTCGATTCCGGGCTTGAACGTGTGGCGAAGTTTGATTTGAAAACCGGTATCACCAAGCTTGAGCAAGTGAAAATCTCGCAATCTTCAGCTGAGCAACGAGCGGGTCGTGCGGGACGAATTGAAGAGGGCTTGTGCGTTCGTTTGTACAGCGAAACGCAGCTGATGCAGCAACCTGCTGTACCTGAGCCTGAAATTCTACATTCAGATCTCTCTTCGCTGGTGGCTGAATTGACGCAGTGGGGCGCTGCAAATGCAGACGAGTTGCAATGGCTAGATATTCCGCCACAAGCTTCAGTGGAACAAGCCAAGCAACTGCTGCAAAGCCTTGAGCTATTAGATAGTAATGGCCAATTTACGGCGCTAGGTAAGCAGGCCCAGCGTTTAGGCCTTGAACCACGTATCGTCAGCATGCTGATAAAAGCGCAACAAGGCAGCCCAGCATTGCTGAATGCTGCGATTGTCGCCGCCGCTTTACTTGAAGAGCCTGAACGCAACGTCACTGATATTCAGCATTCGTTGCACCGGCTTAAACAAAGAAAGCATTCGAAAAACAGCGTGGTGATGCAGCGAGCGAAAAGTCTCGCCAACAAACTCAATCATCACGTAGATTTGTCACAACTTGACGAATCATTGTTACCATTAGTGCTTTGTTTTGCATTCCCTGACCGAATAGCTCAAGCGAGAAGCGCAACCGGTAGTGCTTTCCTACTTGCGAATGGTCACGGCGCTGAGGTGCGTGATGATGATCCACTGGCGAATAACGATTACATCGTGGTGATTGATTTGATACGCAGCACAGGACGAGCCAGTCAGATTTTTTTGGCAACCGCCGTTGATATTGCGCAGTTAGAAGAAGCGTTTCCAAATCTCTTTGCCTGTTCGGATTATGCGGATTGGGATGAAAAGCGTGGTCGCTTAGTTGCCGAGCAGCGAGTCTCTTTGGGTAAACTGATTATCAGCACCAAAGCGTTACCAGAGCCGAGTGCGAATCAGGCGAGCCAAGCGCTACTCAATTATATCGCTCGATGTGGGCTTGATCATTTACATTGGACGCCTGCCGCGAAGCAGCTAGTTGAGCGCGTACGTTGCGCTCAGCTTTGGATGCCAGAACATGATTGGCCTGCGATGGATAATGCTAGCTTAATTGAACATCTAGATACTTGGTTATCACCGTATTTGAATGGCATAAAGTCAGCGAAAGGGTTGTCGAATGTTTCCATTGAACAAGCACTATCGGCTTACCTTGGTTGGCCGTTGAATCAAGAAATCGATCAATGGTTACCAACTCACTACGTGATGCCTACAGGCAGTAAAAAGGCGATTCGATACCAATATCAATCGGAGCCTGTGATCTCGGTGCGAATGCAAGAAGTCTTTGGTGAACAAGACTCACCATTGATAGCGCAAGGTCGTAAAAAAGTCGTGCTTGAGTTACTTTCTCCAGCGCAGCGACCACTGCAAATCACTCAAGATTTAGCTGGCTTTTGGGCTGGCGCGTACAAAGAAGTACAAAAAGAGATGAAAGGCCGTTACCCAAAACATCCTTGGCCCGATGATCCTGCTAACCATGTAGCAACCACTAAAACCAAACGACAGTTGAACCGATGA